In one Nicotiana sylvestris chromosome 8, ASM39365v2, whole genome shotgun sequence genomic region, the following are encoded:
- the LOC138875407 gene encoding uncharacterized protein, translated as MHSGVCYMELPVCYGCGMRVHILRHCHVSRQRAGRGIAQSSSPAVATSSSPSPARGTPTPAGRGTARGGAQILGGPSRFYAMSGHQTTEASPDVVIGILTIQSHDVYALIDPSSTLSYVTPFVAMKFRIEPDQLHEPFSVSTLVHESITAARVYRGCVVMVPGKGTIADLIELGMVGFDVMMGMDWLYSWFAKRGCRTRTMRLEFPNEPVIEWKGDNVVSKGRFSSYLKAAKMIKKGSIYHLVRVIDTDAKALSLEFIPGVNELSDVFQDKLPGILPDKDIDFGIVVMSGTHPVSIPPYIMALTKLKDLKEQLKDLLEKGFFRPSVSPWGELGKANVVADAISRKSMGSLAYLKAYQSLLVEQHEKGCGGLNYQQVKAEHQRSDGLAQSIEIPKCKWEMINMDFLVRLPRTPCKFNSIWVIVDRLTKSAHFLPVKSTDKAEQYAQLYIREIVNLSNGFHPQTDGQAEWTIQTLEDMLHACVLDFKGICDDNLPLIEFAYNNSFHASIQMAPLEALYGWSCRSPIGWFEIREAKLVGPDLMH; from the exons ATGCATTCAGGGGTTTGCTACATGGAGTTACCCGtatgctatggatgtgggatgagggTTCATATTCTAAGGCATTGTCATGTATCTCGCCAGAGAGCGGGTAGGGGTATAGCACAGTCATCCAGTCCAGCAGTTGCTACATCTTCATCCCCCTCTCCAGCTCGAGGTACCCCAACACCCGCGGGGCGTGGTACAGCTAGGGGTGGTGCGCAAATTTTGGGAGGACCCAGccggttctatgctatgagtggtcaCCAAACCACAGAGGCTTCTCCGGATGTTGTTATAGGTATTTTGActatccaatctcatgatgtgtatgcacttattgaccctaGTTCCACtttgtcctatgttaccccttttgttgctatgaAATTTAGGATAGAACCGGATCAGCTTCATGAGCCATTTTCGGTGTCTACTCTGGTTCATGAGTCTATTACGGCTGCTCGAGTTTATAGAGGTTGTGTTGTTATGGTGCCTGGTAAGGGTACCATCGCCGATCTTATTGAATTGGGGATGGTCGGTTTTGATGTAatgatgggaatggattggctttattcatggtTTGCCAAACGTGGTTGTCGGACTAGAACTATGAGGCTTGAGTTTCCTAATGAGCCGGTTattgaatggaagggagataatgtagtgtCTAAAGGTCGGTTTAGTTCATACCTTAAGGCTGcaaagatgatcaagaaggggagtatctatcatttagttcgGGTTATAGACACCGATGCCAAGGCACTTAGCCTTGAGTTCATACCAGGCGTGAATGAATTATCGGATGTCTTTCAAGATAAGCTCCCTGGGATCCTaccagacaaggatattgattttgggatcGTTGTAATGTCAGGCACGCACCCTGTATCAATCCCACCTTACATAATGGCGTTGACAAAATTGAAAGAtctaaaggaacaattgaaggatttgctagagAAGGGTTTCTTCCGGCCAAGTGTGTCACCATGGGGCGAACTG ggaaaggctaatgttgtggcagatgctattagtcgaaaatctatgggaagtttggcttatTTGAAGGCGTATCAGAG tttattggtggaacaacatgaaaaaGGATGTGGCGGACTTAActatcagcaagtgaaggccgaacatcaaaggtctgacggattggctcaaagcatagaaattccaaagtgtaaatgggagatgatcaacatggattttttGGTACGGTTACCGCGCACTCCGTGCAAGTtcaactcaatttgggtgatcgtggataGACTCACcaaatcagcgcacttcttgcctGTTAAATCTACTGACAAAGCTgaacagtatgctcagttgtatatcagggaaata gtaaatcttagcaacGGTTTTCACCCTCAGACTGACGGGCAAGCAgagtggactattcagacgctcgaggacatgttgcatgcttgtgttcttgatttcaaGGGTATCTGTGATGATaatttgccactcatagagtttgcttataacaatagcttccatgctagtatccagatggcaccattggAGGCGTTATATggttggagttgtaggtctcccattgggtggttcgagattAGAGAAGCTAAATTGGTAGGGCCGGACCTCATGCATTAG